The Arachidicoccus terrestris genome includes the window ATCCGGTCTGTAACTAATGACGCCGTTGCCAAGCCAGGCCGGAGCTGCCTGCATATGGTTGCCGTCAAGTACAACGGTGCCCTGTGTTTCTTCCCGGAACTTATGACTGGCTAGTGTGCCTCCCAGGCGCAGATCCCATTGATGGCCCGGCTTGTAACTGATACCCAGTTCCAGGCCTGTATGACTGGTTTTGCCGGCATTTTTATTTTCTGAAGAACCGTCGTTATTACGTACCGATATGATTTCCCCAGTGCCATTCATTCGATAAAGGCTCCAGTCCAGGCGCATTTTACTTTTTTTAAGGCGCCACCAGCCTCCTATCTCATAGTTATGGAATACCTGTGGATCCAGGAAGGGGACCTTCACATTATTGAACAGCTCGGTCACCTGCGGTGGCACAAAGCCTTCTGCATAGTTTGCATAAAAACCTGCCTGTTTAAGGTTGTAATTCAAGCCTGCTTTCGGTGTCCAGTGATTAAACCGGACCATTGAAGATGGTGCGCCACTGACTGCTGTGCTGTTCAGATGATTCTTGAAATCATAATCAAAGCGGTCATATCTGCCGGCTAAGGTTAATCTAAGCCCTGAAGCCAGATCCATTTGCCATTGTACAAAGGCTGCATAATTGTTGATGTCCGTATGATAATCTGTCAGTAGAGAGTCCGGACTATTGAAATGAATATAATCGCCTGCGTTGTTTTTCCTAATGCTTATAAACTGTGCTTGGTACTGACTGGGGCTGATGTCAGCGTTCAAGCCCATAATAAGCACACTGTTCTGCCATTTAAATTGTTGATGGTGCTGCAATAATCCCACGTAGCTTCTAAAGGCATTCATATTGATTTCACCGGAAGCGGATAAAGGGTCTGTTTTATTGTCTTTTATCCGGTAGGAAGGATTCTGGCCGGTCTGATTACTGCGGTACATAAAAGAAAATTTTGTTGTTGCCTGCTGATTCCAGGCTTTTGTAAGGATTGAGCTTGTGCGAAAAGCTTTTACCTTCCTGTATGTAAATCTGTAATGACTGGTAAAATCTTTCTGTGCAAAGGCCAGACTGTCCAGTGAACCTGACATATCCGCGTAATAGTCCACATAGGTGGCTTTGTTTTCCCAGCGTAGAGAAGGCGAGAATTGGTAAACACTGTTAAGTGTGAAAGCACTCTTATGAAAATCGCTATAATCTATCGGGCCATTATGCCGGTTGGCATAATATCCGCTAAGTATTACCCCCAGTTTGCCAAAACTGTCACCTATTCGAACAGATGATTTTTTATAGCCGTTATTGTCCGCCTCTACCGTTAGTTTTCCCGACAGCTCAGGTGGCGCCGTGGCAGATATAAGATTGACTGCTCCGCCTATGGCTTCAGGGCCGTATTGCGCTGATGCAGGACCTTTGAGCACTTCTATCCTGTTGGTAGCCGCCAGATTCATTTCGAGTAGCGCATTATGATTGTATAGGCCTGAAGCCCTGATTGGCATTCCGTCCTCTAAGTACAAAAACAGGCTTTTGGTGGTGATCGGCTGCCGGATACTCATTTCATGTTGTTCATTACCTAAATCTGCCATAAAAACGCCCGGAACCTGATTGATCAATTGATTGATGCTTGTTGCTTTAGTGAGTGCTAATTGCAGGCTGTCCACGATGCCAATAGCTGCAGGTATATCGCTTCTATTTTGTCTGAACCTGGCGGCAGTAACCAATACCTCAGCAAGGTTGTTGTCAGAGGGCGTGAGTTCAACGGTAATGGGCGCATTGACCTGGCCTTGGTCAAGGATAAATGTAGTAGTTTGATAGTTGACCGCAGATATGATGAGCGTGTCCTTTTGGATGCCACAGTCCTCATCCGGTTGCATATTGCAATAGCTTCCCGTCGATTTATATGGAATAATGAAACTTCCGTTGGCGCCGGAAATGCATTGACAGTTGTCCCCTTTTTCCTCACAGCAGCAACTTGTCTTAAATTGTATCGTAACGCCGACAATTGGCTGGCCTGTGTTACGATCGGTTACCCTTCCCCTAATTGGCTGTTGTGTGTCCTGAGCGGTTGTATCTTGCCCTGTAAGGACGGGTTGTGCTGATAATATAATTGAAAATGACATCAGAATAGCAAAGAAAGTATATGAAAGTATAAGCCTGCATAGGGGTGAGCGGTTCATGATATAATTATTTTGTACAGTATAAGACATAGGTTAGCCAGTACCATTAATTGCGTGTATTAACGGTGCGGAAGACGGAATGTGGCAGATGAAGCAATTAAACGCGCCGCGCTTTAAAGAAGCCCGTGAGATGGTTAAAAGCTGGCCGGAATGAACGCAGTGTCCATCAGACTACTTTGAATCTCCTTCTTTTAATAATGAATACAGCAGTAACATGTCTCTAGCCTATAGTTTGTATAGGCGGGCATGATGAGCCATTAGATGCATAGTGAGAATATCTGCATCAGCCGAGTTGTATTTATTGTTTAATATACATATTCTGACGACAGGTAAACTTCATAGCCATATTGTATACCAATAGCTATATTATTGCTGGCATAATACTGTAAACGGTGTAAGGTCCAGTACAAATTAAAGCGGGAGCCTGTGTATATATTCAGGCAAATGCGGGTGGGTGGATCGTTTTGGCATAATAGGCCTGCTTACTGAACAGAACGGGAATGCCGTTTTGTGGTGTGAGCGATGTAATATCACTAATTATAGGTAGTAAGTTATCTGTGCTAAAGAAAAATACAGCAGATTCAAAACTGACTTTTTTATCGGAATTTGGCTGATTGTGGTTGTGATCCTCATCCTCATGCAGTTTCTTATCCAACTGACAATGACCATTACAGTGCATTTCCGGGCGATCTTTGTTGACGCAAAGGTTAGCGGCAACATAATCTTCATTTACAAAAAATGTAGCTATGACCAGAAATTTATTAAAGACCTGGCAGTTAAGCAGTAGTATCAGAAATATGGTAACGCCTGTTTTTATGTTTTACTGATTTGCCCGCAAAGTTAGGTCATACGAGCCTTCTGGCAAAAAAAATACTGCCTCATTTCTTGGAATTTAATATTGTGCCTTATTTCTTCCCTTTGCGGAAAACCCACCAGATTTTTCTCGCAGTCGATTTGTGAATTCCAGGAGTGATTTTATCTAGGTTCTGTTCAGTTACCGGTAACCAGTATTTTGATTTTTTTTCTGCTTCTGTCCTAAAGTCTTTATAAACGTAAAAACCATTCTCATCCAACTCGCCTGTCAATACAATCTTTCTTGCTTCCAGTTGCATGAGCAGATCGGTTATGCACTCTTCTAATAACGGAGACAAACTTTCAAGGTGCTTGTTTTGTTGATCGGCTGAAAGCGCTTGCCAGCCGCCGGCCGTATAACCCTTGGTGACCGGCTCTACGATCGAAAGCCCCATGCCCAGCCCCAGATCTCGCAGGAATTCGTAACCTCTACAATAGAGATCGTAAAATTCAGCCAGAATAGCCGGAAGCCTTTTGTTTTTCTGTTTTGCTTCCCTGAGCAGCCTGAGTAACTTGTATGTTTCAAAATCGCCTATGTCAATTTGTGTTTTAAGGAGTTTCCAAAGCGCATATTTGGTGCTTTTTTCTCTATAGTCAAGTGAAATTATTTCAAGATAATCTTCAGCCGACATGTATTGTTCCAACTCTTTATCTGCGTATAGCCACTGCTCAAATTCGCTAAGTGAGATATCAGCTATGAGTACACTGTAAAATTTATTCTGTATGTATGTCGGCAGCGATAACATGGGTCTGTTGAAGTTTACCTTCCTGCAAATATTTCAAACGGGGTACTATTTAATTCCTTTTTCAATTTTGAATTTTTTATAGCAGTCTAAGATATATTGACCGAGGGTCAGATCCACCATGCCTTTCATTTGCGCAAAGGAAGGGCGGTATTTTTTCATAAACTCTCTGATCAGTTCGTCATCCTGCATACCCGTGAGGTTGGCCACGAGCGTAGTGGTAAAGCGGGAATTTATATATCCTTCCTGCTCGCTGGTTACAGCGAACTGCTGATAGCGTTTTTGCCGGTTCAGATAAGGTTGCCGGAATACATTGATAACAGAAGTTACAGGATGGAATGGATTGAATTTAGGTTTGGTGTAATCAAATATGTTTCCATATAATCTTCTTTTCTCCAGAGAATCTGTATGGTAGTTTCTGGCATTTATCCTGACATCTTCCAGTTCATTATAGTAGCTGTCATCATAAAACCCCGGATTTTGCAGATAGATATCGAACTTTTCCGGCGTGCTGATCAGGCCAATGGGATATCGCATGACCTCCCGGCCTTTAAAGGAAACATATAATGTGTCATGATTTGGGTCACTGCTGCTTATCTGAAAAAAACCCGATTGATCCGAATACGTAGCCTGGCCCCGGGCGGTAGTGATCAACATAGAATCGACCGGTGACGTTGTTGTCCTGGCGCCATATACGTGTCCGCGAATAAGACGTTGTGCGTCAACCTTGACTGAAAAGATGAATATTAAGATAAAAATATATATTATTCGGTTCAAACGCATAGATTTTCTTGAGTTTACAAATATGCATCCAAATTAATGGATTCCCTGCAAGTGGATGTTAAAAATTTGGGAGTCTGTCCCCTCCTTTCAGTCAGCCGGCACATTCGTTTTTTTGAGTTAACCTACAGAGCATCAACCGATCTTACTAAATTTCCTCCTTGTAAAAGCCGTATCTTTATCTTACAAATTATTATGATACGATATATTTTACTGGTCCTGTTAGGCGGGTGTAGTTTTGGGATATTGTCCACAATTGTTAAACTGGCTTATGCACACGGTTTATCGCTGGCCGATGTGACCAGCGCACAGGCTTATTTTGGCGCAGTTATTCTCTGGATGCTATTGATCATATTTCAGAGAGGGCGATCGACCAAAAAACGTATACAGCCTGCTGCGAATCTAAGCACGACTTTGAAACTGATTTTTACCGGTATGGCCTCTGGCAGTATCAGCCTTAGTTATTATAAATGTGTGGAGCAGAT containing:
- a CDS encoding TonB-dependent receptor translates to MNRSPLCRLILSYTFFAILMSFSIILSAQPVLTGQDTTAQDTQQPIRGRVTDRNTGQPIVGVTIQFKTSCCCEEKGDNCQCISGANGSFIIPYKSTGSYCNMQPDEDCGIQKDTLIISAVNYQTTTFILDQGQVNAPITVELTPSDNNLAEVLVTAARFRQNRSDIPAAIGIVDSLQLALTKATSINQLINQVPGVFMADLGNEQHEMSIRQPITTKSLFLYLEDGMPIRASGLYNHNALLEMNLAATNRIEVLKGPASAQYGPEAIGGAVNLISATAPPELSGKLTVEADNNGYKKSSVRIGDSFGKLGVILSGYYANRHNGPIDYSDFHKSAFTLNSVYQFSPSLRWENKATYVDYYADMSGSLDSLAFAQKDFTSHYRFTYRKVKAFRTSSILTKAWNQQATTKFSFMYRSNQTGQNPSYRIKDNKTDPLSASGEINMNAFRSYVGLLQHHQQFKWQNSVLIMGLNADISPSQYQAQFISIRKNNAGDYIHFNSPDSLLTDYHTDINNYAAFVQWQMDLASGLRLTLAGRYDRFDYDFKNHLNSTAVSGAPSSMVRFNHWTPKAGLNYNLKQAGFYANYAEGFVPPQVTELFNNVKVPFLDPQVFHNYEIGGWWRLKKSKMRLDWSLYRMNGTGEIISVRNNDGSSENKNAGKTSHTGLELGISYKPGHQWDLRLGGTLASHKFREETQGTVVLDGNHMQAAPAWLGNGVISYRPDFIKGLHVSLEYQQVGRYYMDDANTTRYKGFRVINLRAGYQWGKTELWAHALNLLDQYYADVATKSSYGYSYNPGNPFTLAIGLAYNF